A window from Mastomys coucha isolate ucsf_1 unplaced genomic scaffold, UCSF_Mcou_1 pScaffold2, whole genome shotgun sequence encodes these proteins:
- the Ncoa7 gene encoding nuclear receptor coactivator 7 isoform X3 yields MRGRRLPLDIQIFYCARPDQEPFVKIITVEEAKRRKSNCSYYEEEEEEEEGLPILQPHSALLENMHIEQLARHLPARVQGYPWRLAYSTLDHGTSLKTLYRKSASLDSPVLLVIKDMDNQIFGAYATHPFKFSDHYYGTGETFLYTFSPNFKVFKWSGENSYFINGDISSLELGGGGGRFGLWLDADLYHGRSNSCSTFNNDILSKKEDFIVQDLEVWTFE; encoded by the exons ATGCGAGGCAGAAGACTGCCCCTGGACATTCAGATTTTCTATTGTGCCAGGCCTGACCAAGAACCTTTTGTGAAG ATTATCACAGTTGAGGAGGCAAAACGCAGGAAGAGCAATTGCAGCTActacgaggaggaggaagaggaagaagagggactgCCCATCCTCCAGCCCCACAGTGCGCTCCTGGAAAACATGCACATTGAACAG CTGGCCCGACACCTTCCAGCCAGGGTCCAAGGCTATCCATGGAGACTGGCCTACAGCACGTTAGACCATGGAACAAGCTTGAAGACTCTCTACAGGAAGTCAGCATCTCTAGATAGTCCAGTTCTTTTGGTCATCAAAGACATGGATAACCAG ataTTTGGGGCATATGCAACTCATCCCTTCAAGTTCAGTGACCACTATTATGGCACAGGAGAAACGTTTCTCTACACCTTTAGTCCTAATTTCAAG GTCTTTAAGTGGAGTGGAGAAAACTCATATTTTATCAATGGAGACATAAGTTCTTTAGAACTCGGTGGTGGAGG GGGACGGTTTGGTCTGTGGCTAGATGCTGATTTATATCATGGACGCAGCAACTCTTGTAGTACTTTCAATAATGATATCCTTTCGAAAAAAGAAGACTTCATAGTTCAGGACCTAGAAGTGTGGACATTTGAGTGA